A region from the Oculatellaceae cyanobacterium genome encodes:
- a CDS encoding ABC transporter ATP-binding protein, with amino-acid sequence MVNNSSIPPEAEITPQNLETTPDIERKLDYSLPVNSQPSPLLAASGLCKNFGGLKAVDNAEIQVPKGSITGLIGPNGAGKTTFFNLLSNFIHPDKGRVIFDGEPIENMRPYQIAQMGLVRTFQVARVLSRLSVVENVMLGAQKQTGENFWRVWFQPQLVAREEKQIRERAMAVLESVGLAHKAQDYAGALSGGQRKLLEMGRALMTNPKLILLDEPAAGVNPKLIEEICDRIMSWNREGLTFLIIEHNMDVIMSLCDRVWVLAEGQNLAAGTPAEIQSNSQVLEAYLGQ; translated from the coding sequence TTGGTAAATAATTCATCTATTCCACCTGAAGCAGAAATTACTCCTCAAAATTTAGAAACCACACCAGATATTGAGAGAAAATTGGATTACTCTTTACCTGTTAATTCTCAACCTTCACCTTTGTTAGCTGCCAGTGGACTTTGCAAAAACTTTGGTGGCTTAAAAGCAGTAGATAATGCAGAAATTCAAGTTCCAAAAGGCAGTATTACAGGTTTAATTGGCCCAAATGGTGCTGGCAAAACGACATTCTTTAATCTGCTATCAAACTTTATTCATCCAGATAAAGGACGAGTAATTTTTGATGGAGAACCTATTGAAAATATGCGCCCTTACCAAATTGCTCAAATGGGTTTAGTACGTACTTTCCAGGTAGCGCGGGTACTTTCTCGGCTATCTGTAGTAGAGAATGTGATGCTAGGCGCTCAAAAACAAACAGGGGAAAACTTTTGGCGCGTATGGTTTCAACCTCAGTTAGTAGCGCGAGAAGAAAAGCAGATTAGAGAACGAGCAATGGCTGTCTTAGAATCTGTGGGACTAGCGCACAAGGCACAAGATTATGCTGGGGCGCTGTCTGGAGGGCAGCGTAAGCTGTTGGAAATGGGACGGGCGCTAATGACTAACCCTAAGCTGATTTTGTTAGATGAGCCTGCGGCTGGGGTGAATCCCAAGTTGATTGAGGAAATTTGCGATCGCATCATGTCATGGAACCGTGAAGGTTTAACTTTTTTAATCATTGAACACAATATGGATGTGATTATGTCTTTGTGCGATCGCGTTTGGGTATTAGCAGAAGGTCAAAATCTTGCTGCTGGTACTCCTGCGGAAATTCAAAGCAATTCCCAAGTTCTTGAAGCTTATTTAGGACAGTAA
- a CDS encoding pentapeptide repeat-containing protein: MDANELLRRYAAGEINFTGVNLSGVNLFCADLIGVALVEADLHGASLIFAYLNRAKLYKANLTGAKLSGANLIQADLRGAKLHDADLHGARLQGADLRGADITLANLLDANLMETDLRDTDLSGANLTGACLRGANLREEKRLYCSILRGAKLHKADLRGANLSGADMARVDLSGANLTEVNLRGVDLSGANLSQANLKGAFLTEANLTQANLRGANLANAKLERVILINGDLRGVDLRAATMPDIKLAQANLSQANLSQARLNRADLSRANLSQANLTDADLVDAYLAKADLEGANLTNANLVRAEISSAHIMDAIFRNATMPDGNVNP, translated from the coding sequence ATGGACGCTAACGAACTGCTTCGGCGCTATGCAGCAGGGGAAATAAACTTTACTGGTGTCAATTTAAGCGGTGTCAACTTGTTTTGTGCCGACTTGATTGGTGTAGCCTTAGTTGAAGCCGACCTGCATGGTGCCAGCTTAATTTTTGCATACCTCAATCGAGCGAAGCTGTATAAAGCGAATTTAACGGGCGCAAAACTGAGTGGTGCTAATTTGATTCAGGCAGATTTACGGGGTGCAAAGCTGCATGATGCAGACCTGCATGGTGCCAGACTACAAGGAGCAGATTTACGGGGTGCAGACATCACTTTGGCAAATTTACTAGATGCTAACTTGATGGAAACAGATCTGCGTGATACTGATTTAAGCGGTGCAAACCTCACTGGTGCTTGTTTGCGAGGTGCTAACTTACGTGAAGAGAAGAGGCTTTACTGTTCAATTTTACGAGGTGCCAAGCTACATAAAGCCGATTTGCGTGGTGCAAATTTAAGTGGTGCAGATATGGCGAGGGTTGACTTGAGTGGTGCTAACCTTACCGAAGTTAACCTCAGAGGTGTAGATTTAAGCGGAGCTAATCTTAGTCAAGCTAATCTAAAAGGGGCATTTCTCACGGAGGCTAACCTCACACAAGCAAATTTGCGTGGTGCTAATTTAGCTAATGCCAAATTAGAGCGGGTAATTTTAATTAACGGTGATCTTAGGGGTGTAGATCTGCGGGCTGCAACCATGCCTGATATTAAGCTGGCTCAAGCTAACCTCAGTCAAGCTAACCTCAGTCAAGCTAGGTTAAATAGAGCCGATTTGAGTCGGGCAAACCTCAGTCAAGCTAACCTAACCGATGCGGATTTGGTTGATGCTTATCTAGCTAAGGCAGATTTAGAGGGTGCGAATCTGACTAATGCAAATTTAGTTAGGGCAGAAATCAGTAGCGCCCATATAATGGATGCAATCTTTAGGAACGCTACCATGCCTGATGGTAACGTTAACCCTTAG